One genomic segment of Thermodesulfobacterium sp. TA1 includes these proteins:
- a CDS encoding metallophosphoesterase family protein, with protein sequence MSEDLRMFAIGDIHGCLDSLEALLEILPVDWGHDLVVFLGDYIDRGESPKGVVERIVSLKKEYPDRVITLKGNHEWMFERFLEGKDVELFLYNGGEVTIRDYYNPEKRMIEIPTEHQLFFKDLKLFFENKDYFFVHAGINPYKPWDKQTEEDFLWIRETFYGSTKPLPKTVVFGHTPFITPFVGPNRIGIDTGCIYGGFLTAVMLPELEFFQVKCKIR encoded by the coding sequence ATGTCCGAAGACCTTAGGATGTTTGCCATCGGAGACATCCATGGTTGTCTTGATAGTTTAGAAGCTTTGCTTGAGATTTTACCGGTTGATTGGGGCCATGACTTGGTGGTTTTTCTTGGAGATTATATAGACAGAGGAGAGAGCCCTAAAGGAGTAGTAGAAAGGATAGTAAGTTTAAAGAAAGAATATCCAGACCGAGTGATTACCCTTAAGGGGAATCATGAATGGATGTTCGAAAGATTTTTGGAAGGAAAAGATGTTGAACTTTTTCTTTATAACGGAGGGGAGGTTACTATAAGAGACTATTATAATCCAGAAAAAAGGATGATAGAAATTCCTACCGAACATCAACTTTTTTTTAAAGACCTTAAGCTGTTTTTTGAGAATAAGGATTATTTTTTTGTTCATGCAGGGATAAATCCTTATAAACCTTGGGACAAACAAACAGAAGAAGATTTTTTATGGATAAGAGAAACTTTTTATGGTTCTACTAAACCTTTACCTAAAACAGTGGTTTTTGGACATACTCCCTTTATTACCCCTTTTGTAGGACCTAACCGGATAGGTATAGACACCGGCTGTATTTACGGTGGTTTCTTGACAGCAGTTATGTTACCTGAGTTAGAGTTTTTTCAGGTAAAATGTAAAATAAGGTAA
- a CDS encoding radical SAM protein, with protein sequence MRPYPSYLKLMDNGEIDKRIEALYTKLECCDLCPNRCEVNRLKGERGFCKVLDRPMVSSYGPHFGEERPLVGKNGSGAIFFTYCNMACVYCQNWEISHLGDGDIAWVDDLAKIMLILQAWGCHNINLVTPTHQVPFIVKAIKLAAEKGLRLPIVYNCGGYESLDTLKLLEDIVDIYMPDIKYMNDEVALKLSKVKNYSSVVKTAVKEMYRQVGDLVIEDGIAKRGLIVRHLVLPQDLSQTEEVIKFIAEEISKDTYFNLMDQYRPCGDAWKYPPLDRKITQEEWERALSLAKKYGLKRLDDRRARFWDI encoded by the coding sequence ATGAGGCCTTATCCTTCTTATCTTAAATTAATGGATAATGGGGAAATAGATAAAAGGATAGAAGCCCTCTATACTAAGCTTGAATGTTGCGACCTTTGTCCTAATCGATGCGAGGTTAATCGGCTAAAAGGAGAACGAGGTTTTTGTAAGGTTTTAGACAGACCTATGGTTTCAAGCTATGGACCACATTTTGGAGAAGAGCGTCCATTAGTAGGAAAAAACGGTTCAGGGGCTATCTTTTTTACCTATTGTAATATGGCTTGTGTATATTGTCAAAACTGGGAAATAAGTCATTTGGGTGACGGAGACATTGCATGGGTAGATGATTTAGCTAAGATAATGCTTATTCTTCAAGCTTGGGGATGTCATAACATAAACCTTGTTACTCCTACCCATCAGGTTCCTTTTATCGTAAAAGCTATAAAGTTGGCAGCAGAAAAAGGATTAAGACTTCCTATCGTTTATAACTGCGGAGGGTACGAATCGTTAGACACCTTAAAATTGTTAGAAGATATAGTAGATATCTATATGCCAGACATTAAATACATGAACGATGAGGTAGCCTTAAAACTTTCTAAGGTAAAAAACTATTCTTCGGTGGTTAAGACTGCAGTAAAGGAAATGTATAGACAGGTGGGTGATTTAGTGATAGAAGACGGAATAGCTAAAAGAGGATTGATTGTGAGACATTTAGTTTTACCTCAAGATCTTTCTCAAACCGAAGAGGTAATCAAATTTATTGCAGAGGAGATTTCAAAAGACACCTATTTTAATCTTATGGACCAGTATAGGCCTTGTGGAGATGCCTGGAAATATCCTCCTCTTGATAGAAAAATTACTCAAGAAGAATGGGAAAGAGCTTTAAGTTTAGCTAAAAAATATGGTCTTAAACGTCTTGATGACCGAAGGGCAAGGTTTTGGGATATATAA
- the speB gene encoding agmatinase, protein MKISFLGLPDHPQAKVALIPAPFEYSTSWKKGTKEAPLEILKVSPNMEFFDEEYFLDPSEKLGFFTYSVEELSFDPEEALKEIAQKVEESLSVGRFPLVIGGEHTVTLGSIRVLKEAFPRLKVVHLDAHLDLRYRYNQSLITHATVMRRVYELGVPILSVGIRTLCEEEYEFIKKENYPVIWAKDLKADFKGCLERLKEFVKGGPFFLSFDMDVFDPSVAPGVGTPEPGGVNWWEVLDILKVLVKHRLVGMDLVEVKPDPVNPNTEYVAAKLIFKVAVYLAAKHEGIL, encoded by the coding sequence ATGAAAATTTCATTTTTAGGGCTACCTGACCATCCTCAAGCTAAGGTAGCCCTTATCCCTGCTCCTTTTGAATACTCTACTTCTTGGAAAAAAGGCACCAAAGAGGCCCCTTTAGAGATTCTTAAAGTAAGTCCTAATATGGAGTTTTTTGACGAAGAATATTTTTTAGACCCATCAGAAAAGCTTGGTTTTTTTACCTATTCAGTAGAGGAACTTTCTTTTGACCCAGAGGAAGCGCTAAAGGAGATAGCCCAAAAAGTAGAAGAAAGTCTAAGTGTAGGTAGGTTTCCCTTGGTTATCGGTGGGGAGCATACGGTAACTTTAGGAAGTATCAGGGTTTTAAAAGAGGCTTTCCCAAGGTTAAAGGTGGTTCATCTTGACGCTCACTTAGACCTTAGGTATCGATATAATCAAAGTTTGATCACCCATGCTACGGTTATGAGAAGGGTTTATGAACTTGGGGTGCCTATTTTGAGTGTGGGGATTAGGACTTTATGTGAAGAAGAGTATGAGTTTATCAAAAAAGAAAACTATCCGGTTATTTGGGCGAAAGACTTAAAGGCTGATTTTAAAGGTTGTTTAGAAAGGTTAAAGGAGTTTGTTAAAGGAGGGCCTTTTTTTCTAAGCTTTGATATGGATGTGTTTGACCCTTCGGTTGCACCTGGGGTTGGTACTCCTGAGCCAGGGGGTGTTAATTGGTGGGAGGTTTTAGATATTTTAAAGGTTCTGGTTAAACATCGATTGGTAGGTATGGACTTGGTTGAGGTAAAACCAGATCCTGTTAACCCAAATACCGAATATGTAGCAGCTAAACTTATCTTTAAGGTAGCAGTCTATTTGGCTGCCAAACATGAAGGAATTTTATAG
- a CDS encoding diguanylate cyclase — translation MRLKHKILLWLFTQLILFFGLSWFIYLLFVQKSFFKIEKEWVFSIASEVIKYLEVEKKRSELLTRDWAVWDDAYDFLTGKMPNFPKSNLNRETYVNNKLSVIAYLFLDGKVKAGGFYDKKADQILPVDPVWLKEHYRYYRSLYPEITLQSFYTGLSFYQGVPSIVSFYPVTDSEAKKTPVGLLVMVFPLEGEKLDLIKDIFGLINIDFITFQGKKIENTIKLNEKGIYEILISLRDFFGNPLGLSFTVSKKIAFEKYLEKFLLVQFLVLMMVFGVFYFHMRLILKKIEYVKSEIDLISKGKKEKITLKGEDELVELVKRFNLVYSLLKTQLEEVNKATKIYQMIAERSNLAVAVFNQDEKLVYANSFWKNFIEENLEKSIFSFIDREGLEKTKPFKLCFKTKTGEEVCLSFEVIPIKEYSLYYLVIGYDISYLKEEMDQLFVRATKDQLTGLYNRTYLEDIIKRIFDLIKRGQEYSVIFVDVDYLKDINDQFGHLTGDRYLKAVAEVIAKNSRAEDIPVRWGGDEFILIIRSDLEGAKKVAERILQGVKEICLKVNGNEIKGSVSIGVAKIEPDKSLEELIFKVDQALYQAKSEGKGKIKVIV, via the coding sequence ATGAGGCTAAAACATAAAATTTTACTTTGGCTTTTTACTCAACTTATCCTGTTTTTTGGGTTAAGCTGGTTTATTTATTTGCTTTTTGTGCAAAAGAGTTTTTTTAAGATAGAAAAGGAGTGGGTTTTTTCGATAGCCTCAGAGGTAATAAAATATTTAGAGGTAGAAAAGAAAAGGTCGGAACTTCTTACCAGGGATTGGGCGGTTTGGGATGATGCCTATGATTTTTTAACCGGAAAAATGCCTAACTTTCCTAAGAGCAATTTGAACAGAGAAACCTATGTAAACAATAAACTTTCTGTGATTGCATATCTTTTTTTAGACGGAAAAGTCAAGGCAGGTGGTTTTTATGACAAGAAGGCCGACCAGATTTTACCTGTAGACCCTGTATGGCTAAAGGAACATTACCGATATTATCGGTCTCTTTATCCTGAAATTACCTTACAATCCTTTTACACCGGTCTATCTTTTTATCAAGGGGTACCTTCCATAGTAAGTTTTTATCCGGTAACTGATTCAGAGGCTAAAAAAACTCCTGTAGGACTTTTAGTGATGGTTTTTCCTTTAGAAGGAGAAAAATTAGACTTAATAAAAGATATTTTTGGGCTTATCAACATAGATTTTATAACTTTTCAAGGAAAAAAGATAGAAAATACCATTAAGTTAAACGAAAAAGGAATCTATGAGATTTTAATTAGTCTTAGAGATTTCTTCGGAAACCCTCTGGGCCTAAGTTTTACAGTTTCTAAAAAAATTGCCTTTGAAAAGTATCTCGAAAAGTTTTTATTAGTGCAGTTTTTAGTTTTAATGATGGTTTTTGGTGTATTTTATTTTCATATGAGGTTGATTCTAAAGAAAATAGAGTATGTTAAATCTGAGATAGACCTTATTTCTAAAGGAAAGAAGGAGAAAATAACCTTAAAAGGAGAAGATGAACTTGTTGAATTGGTAAAACGTTTTAATTTGGTTTATTCTCTTTTAAAAACACAGCTTGAAGAGGTTAACAAGGCTACCAAGATTTATCAGATGATAGCCGAAAGGTCTAACCTTGCGGTTGCAGTCTTTAATCAAGATGAAAAGTTAGTCTATGCAAACAGCTTTTGGAAAAACTTTATAGAAGAAAATTTAGAAAAATCGATTTTCTCTTTTATAGACCGAGAAGGATTAGAAAAAACTAAGCCTTTTAAGTTATGCTTTAAAACCAAAACCGGAGAAGAGGTATGTTTAAGTTTTGAGGTAATACCTATAAAAGAATACAGCCTTTATTATCTGGTGATAGGCTATGACATTTCTTATCTTAAGGAGGAGATGGACCAACTTTTTGTTAGGGCAACCAAAGATCAATTAACTGGACTTTATAACAGGACCTATTTAGAGGATATTATTAAAAGGATTTTTGATTTGATTAAAAGAGGTCAAGAGTATAGTGTAATTTTTGTAGATGTAGACTATTTAAAAGATATCAACGACCAATTCGGACATTTGACAGGAGATAGGTATTTAAAAGCGGTAGCTGAGGTTATCGCTAAAAACTCCAGAGCAGAGGATATCCCTGTGAGATGGGGAGGGGATGAGTTTATTCTAATCATTAGGTCAGACCTTGAAGGAGCCAAAAAGGTAGCAGAAAGGATTTTACAGGGGGTAAAAGAGATTTGCTTAAAGGTAAACGGAAACGAGATAAAAGGGTCGGTAAGTATAGGGGTTGCTAAGATAGAACCAGATAAAAGTTTAGAAGAATTGATATTTAAAGTAGACCAAGCCCTTTATCAAGCCAAATCGGAAGGAAAAGGAAAGATTAAGGTTATAGTTTAG
- a CDS encoding CCA tRNA nucleotidyltransferase codes for MTGTTPGLKVYPIDFADFIDFVAKDREAKKFLLRLRDLAQKRGEFLYFAGGMVRDYLLFKKGRLSFKEIKDFDLVLEGNLEEFLQELNGGIKKEILFKSQFLTYKVRVFLGKISLEVDFITARKEVYEGIAQLPKVFPSNFLDDLLRRDFTINSLAIGLSPPYEGLLLDPLDGKKDLESALIKPLHLYSFVEDPTRIFRGIRYKVRLDFSFAEEFYQALEVCYQKEALKRLSSTRLVNELRLYLLKEGEDLLPDLLETTYQLGVFENAGIEVARENFPVLCEVLKEIKEEFSPKERERVYLLGLVATLSDLERLGFSEVEVKRLANLLHDIKGLCNRIKKLSLKEKLDWFDKIRRDYLCAFAVIFPELKEEVLRYLKIYSKVRPELNGEDLKKLGFKPGKDIGEILKLLRLKRLEGTIKNKKEEIEFLKNFLVKNQ; via the coding sequence ATGACCGGCACCACCCCAGGGCTTAAGGTCTATCCTATTGATTTTGCAGACTTTATAGACTTTGTAGCCAAAGACAGAGAGGCTAAAAAATTTTTGCTTAGACTGAGAGACCTTGCTCAGAAAAGAGGAGAGTTTTTGTATTTTGCAGGAGGGATGGTAAGAGATTATCTACTCTTTAAAAAAGGGCGTTTATCTTTTAAAGAAATTAAAGATTTTGATTTAGTTTTAGAAGGAAACCTTGAAGAGTTTTTGCAAGAACTAAACGGAGGAATAAAAAAAGAAATTCTTTTTAAGTCTCAATTTCTTACTTATAAGGTTAGGGTCTTTTTAGGGAAAATTTCTTTAGAAGTAGACTTTATTACCGCAAGAAAAGAAGTTTATGAAGGAATCGCTCAGCTTCCTAAGGTTTTTCCTTCTAATTTTTTAGACGACCTTTTAAGAAGGGATTTTACGATAAACTCCTTAGCTATAGGTCTATCACCCCCTTATGAAGGCCTTTTGCTTGATCCTTTAGACGGCAAAAAGGATCTCGAGTCTGCGCTTATCAAACCTTTGCATCTCTATTCCTTTGTAGAAGACCCAACCCGGATTTTTAGAGGGATAAGGTATAAGGTAAGGCTGGACTTTAGTTTCGCTGAAGAGTTTTATCAGGCACTGGAGGTTTGTTATCAGAAAGAGGCTTTAAAAAGGCTTTCTTCTACCAGGTTGGTTAACGAATTAAGGCTTTATCTGCTTAAAGAAGGAGAAGACCTTTTACCTGACCTCCTTGAGACGACCTATCAGCTTGGGGTTTTTGAGAACGCAGGGATTGAAGTAGCCAGAGAAAACTTCCCTGTACTTTGTGAGGTGTTGAAAGAAATAAAAGAAGAGTTTAGCCCTAAGGAAAGGGAAAGGGTCTATTTGTTAGGGCTGGTTGCAACCCTTAGTGATTTGGAAAGATTGGGATTTAGCGAAGTAGAGGTTAAAAGGTTGGCGAACTTACTTCATGACATAAAGGGGCTTTGTAATAGGATTAAAAAGTTATCTTTAAAAGAAAAATTAGATTGGTTTGATAAAATCCGTAGAGATTATCTTTGTGCCTTTGCCGTGATTTTTCCGGAGCTTAAGGAGGAGGTTTTGCGTTATCTAAAGATTTATTCTAAGGTAAGACCAGAGCTAAACGGAGAGGACCTTAAAAAATTGGGGTTTAAACCTGGAAAAGATATAGGAGAGATTCTTAAACTACTTCGTTTAAAAAGGTTGGAGGGAACGATTAAAAACAAGAAAGAAGAAATAGAGTTTTTAAAAAATTTTTTGGTTAAAAACCAGTAG
- a CDS encoding HD family hydrolase: MKEFYSKYANLLFEVAFLKRIERTGYPYLGTGRENVASHSFGVVFIAWILSSLSEEKVDKEKLFKMALLHDLPETRTGDFNALNKLYNRTDEKKALEDAFEGMSLSQEVLSLWQEYRALKSLEAKLVHDADVIDLIIQLKEQKDLNNPYAQKWIDYAKPRLITEVAKKLVEAILETDWCSWWYDFLIEKNGNHLKNH; encoded by the coding sequence ATGAAGGAATTTTATAGCAAGTATGCTAACCTGCTTTTTGAAGTAGCCTTTCTTAAAAGGATAGAAAGGACAGGTTATCCCTATCTTGGCACAGGCCGTGAAAATGTAGCCTCTCATTCCTTTGGGGTGGTGTTTATTGCTTGGATTCTCTCCTCGCTTTCAGAAGAAAAGGTAGATAAGGAAAAACTTTTTAAGATGGCTTTGCTTCACGACCTTCCTGAAACAAGGACCGGAGACTTTAATGCCTTAAACAAACTTTACAACCGGACCGATGAAAAAAAAGCCCTTGAAGACGCTTTTGAAGGCATGTCTTTAAGCCAAGAGGTACTTTCTCTTTGGCAAGAATATAGGGCCTTGAAGTCTTTAGAAGCAAAATTGGTTCACGATGCAGATGTAATAGACCTTATCATCCAGCTTAAAGAACAAAAAGACCTAAACAACCCTTATGCCCAGAAGTGGATCGATTATGCTAAACCCAGGTTGATTACTGAGGTAGCTAAAAAATTGGTTGAGGCTATCTTAGAGACCGATTGGTGTAGTTGGTGGTATGATTTTTTGATAGAAAAAAATGGAAACCATCTCAAAAATCACTAA
- a CDS encoding (Fe-S)-binding protein, whose protein sequence is METISKITKANLCTRCGKCVPYCPTYKVFKSEVYSPRGRLFLFQHKMSHQSFETCLFCGRCERVCPNKVGFVDSGLEFIKNKKENIILKELLEQVGEHPLQTLAKFRFLGRFSKVLPEKKGQTKQSSLQFLDKKPDLLIYLSCDLKHLYPQALDKFLGILKKKGINPWVVEGSQCCGAHFLSLGLPSLVKEQGIKNLKILQEFMAPVVFFCATCFWMFKRVYPKFFEGSSYERDFLNLAERSISAYKALELWAEDELKVLSEKAEDSTLLFHLPCHLTEEFSLVKNKIKTIEFCCGSPKISLYWEGFSEKYKSFWVQNLTKVKVLATFCAGCFLNFNMFIRRPPQIKHWLELL, encoded by the coding sequence ATGGAAACCATCTCAAAAATCACTAAAGCTAACCTTTGTACCCGTTGTGGTAAGTGTGTTCCTTACTGTCCAACCTATAAAGTTTTTAAGTCTGAAGTCTATTCTCCCAGAGGAAGGCTCTTTCTTTTTCAGCACAAGATGTCACATCAATCTTTCGAAACCTGTCTTTTTTGCGGTAGGTGTGAAAGGGTTTGTCCTAATAAGGTGGGTTTTGTAGACTCAGGGCTTGAGTTTATCAAAAACAAAAAAGAGAATATTATTTTAAAAGAACTCTTAGAACAAGTAGGAGAGCACCCTCTTCAAACACTTGCTAAGTTCAGGTTTTTAGGAAGATTTAGCAAGGTTTTACCTGAAAAAAAGGGTCAAACTAAGCAGTCAAGTTTACAATTTTTAGATAAAAAGCCTGATTTGTTGATTTATCTTTCTTGCGACCTAAAACATCTTTATCCTCAGGCTTTGGACAAATTTTTAGGGATTTTAAAGAAAAAAGGTATAAATCCTTGGGTAGTTGAAGGGTCTCAATGCTGTGGAGCTCATTTTTTAAGTTTAGGCCTTCCTTCCTTAGTAAAAGAGCAGGGGATAAAAAATCTAAAAATTTTACAGGAGTTTATGGCTCCTGTAGTATTTTTTTGTGCTACCTGTTTTTGGATGTTTAAAAGGGTTTATCCTAAGTTTTTTGAGGGTAGTTCTTATGAAAGAGATTTTTTGAATTTAGCTGAAAGGAGTATTTCTGCTTATAAAGCTTTAGAACTTTGGGCAGAAGATGAGCTTAAGGTTTTATCAGAGAAGGCTGAAGACAGCACTTTACTTTTTCATCTTCCTTGCCACTTGACAGAAGAGTTTTCTTTGGTAAAAAATAAAATAAAGACAATTGAATTTTGTTGTGGCTCTCCAAAAATTTCTCTTTATTGGGAAGGTTTTTCTGAAAAATATAAGAGTTTTTGGGTTCAAAATCTGACCAAAGTAAAGGTGCTTGCTACCTTTTGTGCTGGTTGTTTCCTTAACTTTAATATGTTTATAAGACGACCTCCCCAAATAAAACATTGGTTAGAGCTTTTATGA
- a CDS encoding M48 family metalloprotease, with product MFLKRFFYTFYFIFLIFYLSSCANSKGPILNLIPEEKEIELGKIYVYAAIDEYDGLYPEKEVQDYISKIGNKLAKFSERKVPYTFYVVNSDIVNAFALPGGPVVITRGLLLNLDKESQLAGVIGHEIGHINAKHHVKMLEKQLALNLLLQIGSLLAPESLTGEALLQLGAVSASLLQLKFSRDQEREADRYGFLFTYQAGYSPQGMIEVFEKFKAMEKERPPEWLSTHPLPETRIREAKEYIKTFKPSGTFIYDTETFQKIKNLLVANQPSYKQVVKGKAEYKKKNFQAAETHFLEALKLYPKNNLALVYLASIKLEQKDFNNAKAYAIRAVVLDPNFFSAQLLAGIACFKTGEVDIALSYFEKASQLIPFHGISYYYKGRVYEAKNQLSLALQNYQKALELGPKEASWYNDCKVRYNRLRY from the coding sequence TTGTTTTTAAAAAGATTTTTCTATACTTTTTATTTTATTTTTTTGATATTTTATCTTTCAAGTTGTGCAAACTCCAAAGGTCCTATTTTGAACCTTATTCCTGAAGAAAAAGAGATAGAACTGGGAAAGATATATGTTTATGCTGCTATAGATGAATACGACGGACTCTATCCTGAAAAAGAGGTTCAAGATTATATTTCAAAGATAGGGAACAAGCTTGCTAAGTTTTCTGAAAGGAAGGTACCTTATACATTTTATGTAGTTAACTCTGACATAGTCAATGCTTTTGCCTTACCAGGGGGTCCGGTTGTCATCACCCGAGGGCTTCTTCTAAACTTAGACAAGGAGAGTCAGTTAGCAGGGGTTATTGGGCATGAAATAGGGCATATAAACGCTAAACATCATGTAAAAATGTTAGAAAAACAGCTTGCCCTTAACCTTCTTTTACAGATAGGTAGTCTTTTAGCCCCAGAAAGTCTTACAGGAGAGGCTTTATTACAGTTAGGGGCTGTTTCTGCCTCTCTGCTTCAGCTTAAGTTTAGCAGAGACCAAGAAAGAGAAGCAGACCGTTATGGGTTTCTTTTTACCTATCAAGCTGGTTATTCTCCACAGGGAATGATAGAGGTCTTTGAAAAGTTTAAAGCAATGGAAAAAGAAAGACCACCTGAATGGCTTTCTACTCACCCTTTACCTGAAACCAGGATTAGAGAAGCTAAAGAATACATCAAAACCTTCAAACCTTCTGGGACTTTTATTTATGATACCGAAACCTTTCAAAAAATTAAAAATCTTTTGGTAGCTAATCAACCTTCATACAAACAAGTAGTCAAAGGCAAGGCTGAATATAAAAAGAAAAATTTTCAAGCTGCAGAAACTCACTTCTTAGAAGCCTTAAAGTTATATCCAAAAAACAACTTAGCTTTAGTCTACTTAGCTTCTATTAAGTTAGAACAAAAAGACTTTAATAATGCAAAGGCTTATGCTATAAGGGCTGTAGTTTTAGACCCAAACTTTTTTTCTGCTCAACTCCTTGCAGGAATAGCCTGTTTTAAAACAGGGGAAGTAGACATCGCCCTTTCTTATTTTGAAAAAGCCTCTCAGCTTATTCCTTTTCACGGTATTTCCTACTACTATAAAGGTAGGGTCTACGAAGCTAAAAATCAGCTCAGCTTAGCTTTACAAAACTATCAAAAAGCCTTAGAGTTAGGTCCTAAAGAGGCCTCTTGGTATAACGACTGCAAGGTGAGGTATAATAGACTAAGATATTGA
- the xerD gene encoding site-specific tyrosine recombinase XerD — protein sequence MIQDYVEEFLSFLSAVKNASLNTLISYGSDLKDLIEFLQKKGNLSLEGLNHLAEYLEYLRAKGYNPFTVARKLSSLRSFLKFLEVEKGLNVNLGFLENPKLPLRLPKVLSLEEIERLLSQPDLKHPLGYRDRTMLELMYATGIRVSELIGLKGQDLNLELGFLRVMGKGGKERLIPIGDYALDFLKNYLNNIRPILISPKSKDHVFLNRRGTPLTRQRFWQIIKQYALKAGIDVEKISPHVLRHSFASHLLQRGADLRALQLMLGHSSLATTQVYTHLDYKRLREVYDRHHPRA from the coding sequence TTGATACAGGATTACGTAGAAGAATTTTTGTCTTTTTTGTCGGCGGTAAAAAACGCCTCTCTTAATACGTTGATTTCCTATGGGTCTGACCTTAAAGATTTGATAGAATTTTTACAAAAGAAAGGGAACCTTAGTTTAGAAGGTTTAAATCACCTTGCCGAGTATTTAGAGTATTTAAGGGCAAAAGGTTATAACCCTTTTACCGTGGCAAGAAAGCTTTCAAGTCTTAGAAGTTTTTTAAAGTTTTTAGAGGTAGAAAAAGGATTAAACGTAAACCTTGGTTTTTTAGAAAATCCTAAACTTCCGTTAAGGCTTCCTAAGGTTTTGAGTTTAGAAGAAATAGAAAGGTTGTTGTCTCAACCAGACCTAAAACATCCCTTAGGATATCGGGATAGGACGATGCTTGAGCTAATGTATGCTACAGGTATAAGGGTTTCTGAATTGATAGGATTAAAGGGGCAGGACCTAAACCTTGAGCTGGGTTTTTTAAGGGTTATGGGAAAGGGAGGAAAGGAAAGACTTATTCCTATAGGGGATTATGCCCTTGATTTTTTAAAAAACTATCTTAATAACATAAGACCTATATTAATCAGTCCCAAAAGTAAGGACCACGTTTTTTTAAACCGAAGGGGAACTCCTCTTACCAGGCAAAGGTTTTGGCAGATAATTAAACAATACGCTTTAAAAGCAGGGATAGACGTTGAAAAGATCTCTCCCCATGTTTTAAGACATTCTTTCGCCTCTCATCTACTTCAAAGAGGGGCAGACCTAAGGGCCCTTCAATTGATGCTTGGGCATAGCAGTTTAGCTACCACTCAGGTTTACACCCATTTAGACTACAAGAGACTAAGAGAGGTTTATGACCGGCACCACCCCAGGGCTTAA
- the speD gene encoding adenosylmethionine decarboxylase → MKNTEKFEYGFGQHLVIDGYGANREKLMDLDFIYNFLSKYPEEIEMTKIMPPYVFKYYAPVPEDWGISGFVIIAESHISIHTFPEKLYLSIDVFSCKPFDADKVITDVTQIFEIQKSEIKFFDRGLEFPRSIRAVEKFIRMERKDLIL, encoded by the coding sequence ATGAAAAACACAGAAAAGTTTGAGTATGGTTTTGGTCAACACTTGGTAATAGATGGTTATGGGGCTAATCGAGAAAAATTGATGGATTTAGATTTTATATATAATTTTTTAAGCAAATATCCAGAAGAAATAGAGATGACTAAAATCATGCCCCCTTATGTTTTTAAATATTATGCTCCTGTGCCTGAGGATTGGGGAATTTCTGGTTTTGTTATTATTGCGGAAAGCCATATAAGCATCCATACCTTTCCAGAAAAGCTTTACCTTAGTATAGACGTTTTTTCTTGCAAGCCCTTTGATGCTGACAAGGTGATTACCGATGTAACCCAAATTTTTGAAATCCAGAAAAGCGAAATCAAGTTCTTTGATAGAGGGCTTGAATTTCCTCGTTCTATCAGGGCGGTGGAAAAATTTATTAGAATGGAAAGAAAGGACCTTATCTTATAA